ACGGGTGCGAATTCAATGGCGTCCCGGTGCTTGAGGCCCCGTGCTGCCGTGCGCCCTGGCTAGTTACGGAAGACGGGCAGTGCTGGGCAGCTGTAGCCCTATCATTGCGCGTCGTGGGGAATGTTCCTGGCGTTCCCCATCGTGTGTGCGCAGCAGCACGCACAACCAACCCGTCAGCTTTCTGCTTTAACAAGTGACTTGTAGAAACAGCACCCGAATCGCCGTTAGCTTGAACGCTTTACAAAACACATGTCTAATATGTCGGCCCTTTCCCGTTGAGGGGAAAGGCAGTTTTCCCGCGCCGCAGCGTATGGGGAAACGTGGGAGAACGATGTTTGGCGGCCTGTGGGGAATGCTCAATTTCCCATCACGTGGCGCGCAAAGCTTTATGGCGCAGGTTTAGCGCTGTGGAGAGAAACTTATCCACAGGCTTGAGCACAATTCCTGTGGATAAATGCGTCCTGTGTCGCATCGGGTCTGCAGCCACCTGTTCCGCTGCTGGCGACCATCGCGACGTTCCGAACGACGGCACGGGTTTGTCCGGCAAAGTCTACGGCGGGGCGAAAGGAATGGCGTGGCATGAACTCTCAGGGCGACTTCGGTCGCCCTTTTTTGTTGTGCGGAATCTTCGTCGCAATGCGACTCTGCTGGCGCGCAAAAGGCGCCTCCCCATACCTCGAATGGTTATCCCTATTTTGGTTTCAATCAATCATTTTCATATTTATGCGGGATACCTATCTATTTATCGATTTGACCAATTTTTACACGGCTCCTATATACACCCGACAATCCCAATTCGATAATTGAAATAGAAAATCTTGGGCAAGAAAAAGCGCGTGACCTGCTAAAAAAATCCACCGCATCAACCTGATTCCGCAAGGGGCCTTGCCTGGCTCCGGTCCGCCATGCATCCAGTGCGCGTCGACGTGCCTGCACGCCTGATCCGACGCAGCCATAGCGATCAAAAACCGGAGCCATCCTCATGCCTTTGCCACTTTGTGCCTTATGTCCTGCACCGCATATTCCCGCAGCACAGTCGCCCGATAAGTGACGGATTCCGACATGGCGAGTATGGACCCGGAATTACCGGCGTATTACCAGGGCGAACTGCGCTACATCCACGAACTCTTCGAGGAGTTTGCACAGCAGCACCCAAAGATTGCCCGCAGGCTCGGCGCGCAGGCAGGTGAAGCGGGCGACCCTTATGTCGAGCGCCTGCTCCAGTCCTTTGCGATAACGGCGGCGCGCTCGCAGATGCGTATCGATCGTTTTTCGCTGGACATCCCGTTGCGCAAACTGGATGGCGTCGATCTGAACCTGACCGCGCCGCTGCCGTCGCTGGGCGTGGCGCGGTTCTATCCCGATGCAGAGGCACCGCATAGTCCGCAGGGCCTGACGTTGGCGCGTGGCACGAGGCTCACGATACACGCAGCCGAAGATGCAACGGAGTGCGCGTTCCTCACGAGCCAACCGCTCAGGCTCTGGCCGGTTGCTATCACGCGCGCGAAGCCGACTGGCATTCCCGCCGACGTTCCGGCTCTCTACCGCTACGTCCACGACGGCCAGGACGCGTCGCGCGTGCGTGGGGCGCTGCGCCTGAGCCTTGCCACCGTCAACGGCATGGCGTTCCGCAGTCTTGAAGCGCTGGACGAACTGCCCGTGTACCTGTGCGGTGAGGAGAAGATGGCCTCCCAGCTCTTCGAATTGATCCATACCAGCGTGGTCGGCATCGTCATGGGTGTGCCGGGTGAATTCGAAAAGGGCGGCCTGTATGGCGCAAAGCTACCCGGCATGCCGTACATGCAAGTGAAGCACGCGGGGTTGGAGCCGCATGAAAGCCTGTTGCGTCCGGTCGCCGCGAAGTTCCACGGACACAGGCTGGTCCATGAATTCTTTGCGCTCCCATCCAGATTCGGATTCTTCACGATCACGGGCCTGGCAGCGGGGCTCAAGCAAATCAGCGGCCCTGAGGTCGAAATCGTGCTGCTGCTCGCGCGCGAGGCGGCAACACTGGACCAGCAGATCGGCGTGCGGGATTTCGCGCTGTACTGCACGCCTATCGTCAATCTGTACCCCGCGACGAGCGAGCGGCTCACCATCCACCCGGAGAAGCACGAGCATCCGCTCACGCCCGTGGCGGAGCGGCCTGGCGACTACGAGGTTCATTCGGTCGATCGTGTCAGGGGACAACTGGAAGAGGAGTCGGAGAAGTTCCTCTTCCAGCCGCTCGACGCGGCACTGCCCGACGACACCCGCCGCAACTCGCGGTATTTCATGCTGCGCCGCGAGCAGCAACTGGTGGCGGATAACGAACGGCGATATGACACGCACCGTGAGTTCGTGCGCACGCTCACCTCGATCACGCTCCTTGGCGAGGACCGCGAGCCGGACGAAACAGGCATGCGGTTTCTGACCTTCGACGCCTGGTTGACGAACGGGGATCTGCCTTGCGTGCAGCCACGCAATGGCGTGAAGGACTTGACGATGGCGGACGCGAAGGCGGTCGAGAGCGTCGGCTTCGTGCGCGGGCCGACCGCTCCCAGGCCTCCGCTCGCGCTCGGCGCGCAGGGCGACGCGGCCTGGGAGCTCGTCCGCCAGCTTCATCTTGAGTTGACCGTCTTTGACGACGAATTCGACGAGCCCAATCCCGGCGAAGGCCTGCGGCTGATGCTCCGCCCGTATCTGGCAGCCGGCGATCCGGCAATGGCCCGAGTTCTCGACAGCCTGGTCGGGGCAACGGCCGGCGCGGTCAATGATATGCATTGCTGGGGCGGCGAGTTGCATCTCGCGCGCGGCATCGCGGTCACGCTCACCTTTGACGAGTCGCGGCTCGACGGCTGGTCGCCCTTTGCGTTCGCGCTGGTGCTGGAGCGCTACGTCGCGCGGCACGTCTCGGCGCATTGCTTTACGCGCACCACGGTACGCACCACGCAGCGTGAGATTTTTACGTTCCCGACGCGTGGCGGCACGCGCGGTGTCTTCTGATGGAGGTTCACGGTGGCATGGAATACCCAGTCGCGCACGCTGGAGATCGTCAGCGACGCGATTCCGGAGCACTGCGGGAAGAAGATCTTCGAACCTGTGCGTTGCAAGGGCACAGACAAGCTGGGCCGGCTGTTCGACTACCGGATCGACGTGCAGACCTTCGAGGCGAATGGCCTTCACGTCAACGACATGGACAGGCTGGTCGACGTCAGCAAGCTGGTGGGCAAACGCCTGACCGTGAAAATCGCCATTGAAGGCAGCGGCACGCAGGAGAGCGACGAGCAAAATATCGGCGCCGATGTTCGCGTGATCACGGGCGTGATTGCGGAGGTGAAGTGCATGGGTGCGGACGACCGGCGCATGTTCTACCGCCTGCGTCTGAGATGCCTGCTGTGGCTGGCGTCGTTGAATCGCGACAACCGGCATTTCCGTGACAGGACGGTAAGGGAAATCTCCGACGAGATCCTGAAGAAGTATCCGTTCAGTGTCCGGTGGAACCTCATCGGTGCGGGGAATGGAAGTCGGAACTATCCGAAGCGGGACTATCAGCGCCAGTTCTGGGAGTCGGACTTTTCCTGTTTGAACCGGCTTTGGCAGGAGTGGGGCATCACGTTCTATTGGGATGACGACACGCTGGTGCTGATGGACAACGCAGGCTACCCCGCGCACGGTCCTGCCTGCAAAACGGTGCGTTACCTCGAACGCGGCGGCCAGCGCATCGACGAGGAGCATATCCACAAACTCGAGTATTCGCGCGGGCTGACCACAGGCAAGGTGGCCGGGATTGATTACGACTACACGCGCGCAACGAACCG
Above is a genomic segment from Paraburkholderia aromaticivorans containing:
- the tssF gene encoding type VI secretion system baseplate subunit TssF; translated protein: MASMDPELPAYYQGELRYIHELFEEFAQQHPKIARRLGAQAGEAGDPYVERLLQSFAITAARSQMRIDRFSLDIPLRKLDGVDLNLTAPLPSLGVARFYPDAEAPHSPQGLTLARGTRLTIHAAEDATECAFLTSQPLRLWPVAITRAKPTGIPADVPALYRYVHDGQDASRVRGALRLSLATVNGMAFRSLEALDELPVYLCGEEKMASQLFELIHTSVVGIVMGVPGEFEKGGLYGAKLPGMPYMQVKHAGLEPHESLLRPVAAKFHGHRLVHEFFALPSRFGFFTITGLAAGLKQISGPEVEIVLLLAREAATLDQQIGVRDFALYCTPIVNLYPATSERLTIHPEKHEHPLTPVAERPGDYEVHSVDRVRGQLEEESEKFLFQPLDAALPDDTRRNSRYFMLRREQQLVADNERRYDTHREFVRTLTSITLLGEDREPDETGMRFLTFDAWLTNGDLPCVQPRNGVKDLTMADAKAVESVGFVRGPTAPRPPLALGAQGDAAWELVRQLHLELTVFDDEFDEPNPGEGLRLMLRPYLAAGDPAMARVLDSLVGATAGAVNDMHCWGGELHLARGIAVTLTFDESRLDGWSPFAFALVLERYVARHVSAHCFTRTTVRTTQREIFTFPTRGGTRGVF